A window of Piliocolobus tephrosceles isolate RC106 chromosome 13, ASM277652v3, whole genome shotgun sequence contains these coding sequences:
- the DGAT2 gene encoding diacylglycerol O-acyltransferase 2, translating into MKTLIAAYSGVLRGERQAEADRSQRSHGGPALSREGSGRWGTGSSILSALQDLFSVTWLNRSKVEKQLQVISVLQWVLSFLVMGVACSAFLMYIFCTDCWLIAVLYFTWLVFDWNTPKKGGRRSQWVRNWAVWRYFRDYFPIQLVKTHNLLTTRNYIFGYHPHGIMGLGAFCNFSTEATEVSKKFPGIRPYLATLAGNFRLPVLREYLMSGGICPVNRDTIDYLLSKNGSGNAIIIVVGGAAESLSSMPGKNAVTLRNRKGFVKLALRHGADLVPMYSFGENEVYKQVIFEEGSWGRWVQKKFQKYIGFAPCIFHGRGLFSSDTWGLVPYSKPITTVVGEPITIPKLEHPTQQDIDLYHTMYMEALVKLFDKHKTKFGLLETEVLEVN; encoded by the exons ATGAAGACCCTCATAGCCGCCTACTCCGGGGTCCTGCGCGGCGAGCGTCAGGCCGAGGCTGACCGGAGCCAGCGCTCTCACGGAGGACCTGCGCTTTCGCGCGAGGGGTCTGGGAGATGGG GCACTGGATCCAGCATCCTCTCCGCCCTCCAGGACCTCTTCTCCGTCACCTGGCTCAATAGGTCCAAGGTGGAAAAGCAGCTACAGGTCATCTCAGTGCTCCAGTGGGTCCTGTCCTTCCTTGTAATGG GAGTGGCCTGCAGTGCCTTCCTCATGTACATATTCTGCACCGATTGCTGGCTCATCGCTGTGCTCTACTTCACTTGGCTGGTGTTTGACTGGAACACACCCAAGAAAG GTGGCAGGAGGTCACAGTGGGTCCGAAACTGGGCTGTGTGGCGCTACTTTCGAGACTACTTTCCCATCCAG CTGGTGAAGACACACAACCTGCTGACCACCAGGAACTATATCTTTGGATACCACCCCCATGGCATCATGGGCCTGGGTGCCTTCTGCAACTTCAGCACAGAGGCCACAGAAGTGAGCAAGAAGTTCCCAGGCATACGGCCTTACCTGGCTACACTGGCGGGCAACTTCCGATTGCCTGTGTTGAGGGAGTACCTGATGTCTGGAG GTATCTGCCCTGTCAACCGGGACACCATAGACTATTTGCTTTCAAAGAATGGGAGTGGCAATGCTATCATCATCGTGGTGGGGGGTGCGGCTGAGTCTCTGAGCTCCATGCCTGGCAAGAATGCAGTCACCCTGCGGAACCGCAAGGGCTTTGTGAAACTGGCCCTGCGCCATGG AGCCGACCTGGTTCCCATGTACTCCTTTGGAGAGAATGAAGTGTACAAGCAGGTGATCTTCGAGGAGGGCTCCTGGGGCCGATGGGTCCAGAAGAAGTTCCAGAAATACATTGGTTTCGCCCCGTGCATCTTCCATGGCCGAGGCCTCTTCTCCTCCGACACCTGGGGGCTGGTGCCCTACTCCAAGCCCATCACCACTGTTG TGGGAGAGCCCATCACCATCCCCAAGCTGGAACACCCAACCCAGCAAGATATCGACCTGTACCACACCATGTACATGGAGGCCCTGGTGAAGCTCTTCGACAAGCACAAGACCAAGTTCGGCCTCCTGGA